Proteins from a genomic interval of Ensifer canadensis:
- a CDS encoding GNAT family N-acetyltransferase: MKAELRELETATAIGHRMQHPGRVRPMELGDIPAVSSLFSKIFRKRDIEPSGDLRQYLEAVFFGSPLYSPEHGSIVYDDGTIASAILALPMEFSIHGRHTVGKLLCAFMSDGKAGAVGAACLARTMRSARQDMCFSDNSSPVSADHWVAGGGVVLPIQSLEWQRSFRPATSSAIRASRQFPALGSKLVLGVLGAFDRVLRWRRPSVKPTPASGCMTKVIGAGEFLGCARPMMERFSVRPVWSTEEFDWLVAIAGKNQGLGEVHFRQVTADGRAIGVFLFLGRANRTATVLNVLCQPGREFEVTAEMFACLDREGYAQATGAAQPFLMNAISRQRWLTFRHRGYFCMVTRHGDLKDAALRNDLYIGGLASESWSRLLTDF; encoded by the coding sequence ATGAAGGCTGAGCTGAGGGAACTGGAAACTGCCACAGCCATCGGGCATCGCATGCAGCACCCGGGCCGCGTGAGACCGATGGAGCTGGGCGATATCCCTGCAGTTAGCTCGCTCTTCAGCAAGATTTTCCGCAAGCGCGACATTGAGCCAAGTGGTGACCTCCGGCAGTATCTTGAAGCGGTCTTCTTCGGCAGTCCGCTTTACTCTCCCGAGCATGGCAGTATCGTCTACGATGACGGCACCATCGCCAGCGCAATCCTGGCATTGCCGATGGAATTCTCGATCCACGGTCGCCATACCGTCGGCAAGCTTCTTTGCGCGTTCATGTCAGACGGCAAGGCGGGTGCCGTTGGTGCGGCATGTCTCGCTCGTACGATGCGCTCCGCGCGCCAGGACATGTGCTTCTCGGATAATTCGTCGCCGGTGAGTGCGGACCATTGGGTTGCCGGGGGCGGGGTCGTGCTTCCGATACAAAGCCTGGAGTGGCAGCGATCGTTTCGACCGGCTACCAGCAGCGCCATTCGTGCCAGCCGTCAATTTCCGGCATTGGGTTCGAAATTGGTGCTCGGTGTCCTTGGTGCATTCGACAGGGTGTTGCGCTGGCGAAGACCATCCGTCAAACCCACCCCGGCTTCAGGATGTATGACGAAGGTGATCGGGGCCGGCGAGTTTCTCGGTTGCGCCCGACCGATGATGGAACGGTTTTCGGTCAGGCCCGTTTGGTCAACCGAGGAGTTCGATTGGCTCGTCGCGATCGCCGGTAAGAACCAAGGCCTCGGTGAAGTGCATTTCCGACAAGTAACGGCGGATGGAAGAGCGATTGGCGTTTTCCTCTTTCTTGGCAGGGCGAACAGGACTGCGACGGTTCTGAATGTGCTTTGCCAACCGGGTCGGGAGTTTGAGGTGACGGCCGAGATGTTTGCCTGCCTCGACCGCGAAGGTTACGCCCAGGCCACAGGCGCCGCACAACCATTTCTGATGAACGCGATCTCGCGCCAACGCTGGCTGACGTTCCGCCACCGTGGCTATTTCTGCATGGTAACGCGCCATGGAGATCTCAAGGACGCGGCATTGCGCAACGACCTCTATATCGGCGGTCTGGCATCCGAAAGCTGGAGCCGGTTGCTGACGGACTTCTAA
- a CDS encoding GumC family protein: MYRPNEPRQQRSPQPAHGQRAMVGGGSLLNLLPTDDEDALPPFEEKQAPRREPEVRRSQVVARAQTETQPTPHVGGLFFPRLHLVSQIGVDDGIRWLRDGMLWIIAAVTICTFAALVYAMTASPRYTVYTDIVVDPSNLNVVSDDVFTSNPQRDAQLLEVESKLRILTSRNVLARVIDGLQLTRDPEFVKPASFASLRNLFSSKQEQEVNNELAAMRGLSERVEARREERSFVVVMKVWSEEPAKAVTLSNAIVDAFEQELFQSAAESAGRVAKNLNARLDELRRNVTDAERAVEDFRRVNGLQSTNGQLVSNQLSGELNTQVLDAQQRFIQAETRYNQMSAAIAQGRTASASEFESENMTNLREQYNLLQQQIASMQRTFGERHPRLVSARSERATIEGALADEARRILERAKADMDREQQALEALRGKANVEKSNVFTDNESQVQLRDLERDARAKAAIYETHLARAQQITEQQQIDTTNVRVISRALPPNARTWPPRTVTLLVAGAMLGLFLGVSAAIALGLWRYIRRPQPATA, encoded by the coding sequence ATGTATAGGCCGAACGAGCCCCGACAACAAAGGTCGCCTCAGCCAGCGCACGGTCAACGTGCGATGGTCGGCGGCGGTTCGTTGCTCAACCTTCTGCCGACAGACGACGAGGACGCGCTCCCTCCTTTTGAAGAAAAGCAAGCGCCGCGAAGAGAGCCGGAAGTCCGGCGTTCCCAGGTGGTTGCGCGGGCACAGACCGAGACGCAGCCGACGCCGCATGTCGGTGGCCTGTTCTTCCCGCGGCTTCACCTCGTCAGCCAGATCGGGGTAGACGACGGTATTCGCTGGCTGCGCGACGGTATGCTCTGGATCATCGCCGCAGTGACGATTTGCACATTTGCGGCCCTTGTCTATGCAATGACTGCGTCGCCTCGATACACCGTCTACACGGATATCGTCGTCGACCCGTCCAATCTCAACGTTGTCAGCGACGATGTTTTTACAAGCAATCCGCAGCGTGACGCGCAGCTGTTGGAGGTGGAGAGCAAACTCCGGATCCTGACGTCACGCAATGTGCTGGCGCGGGTGATCGACGGATTGCAGCTCACGCGCGATCCCGAGTTCGTCAAGCCGGCATCCTTTGCATCGCTGCGCAACCTGTTTTCATCGAAGCAGGAACAAGAGGTCAACAACGAGCTTGCAGCCATGCGCGGGCTTTCGGAGCGCGTGGAGGCGCGGCGCGAGGAGCGTTCTTTCGTCGTCGTCATGAAGGTTTGGAGCGAGGAGCCGGCAAAGGCCGTGACCCTCTCGAACGCGATCGTCGATGCCTTCGAGCAGGAGCTGTTTCAGTCGGCGGCCGAAAGTGCAGGGCGTGTCGCCAAGAACCTCAACGCCCGGCTGGACGAATTGCGCCGCAACGTGACCGATGCCGAGCGGGCGGTGGAAGATTTCCGCAGGGTCAACGGCCTGCAGTCGACCAATGGTCAATTGGTCAGCAACCAGCTTTCCGGTGAACTCAACACCCAGGTCCTGGACGCACAGCAGCGCTTCATCCAGGCGGAGACACGCTACAACCAGATGAGTGCGGCAATCGCTCAAGGGAGAACCGCCAGCGCGTCGGAGTTCGAGTCCGAAAACATGACGAACCTGCGCGAGCAGTACAACTTGCTCCAGCAGCAGATTGCCTCGATGCAGCGCACGTTCGGCGAACGGCATCCCCGTCTGGTGTCGGCTCGATCCGAGCGCGCGACGATCGAGGGTGCGCTTGCCGACGAGGCCCGGCGCATTCTGGAGCGGGCCAAGGCGGACATGGATCGCGAGCAGCAGGCGCTTGAAGCCTTGCGCGGTAAGGCAAACGTCGAGAAGTCGAATGTCTTCACCGACAATGAGTCTCAGGTGCAACTGCGCGATCTGGAGCGCGATGCCCGTGCCAAAGCGGCGATTTACGAGACGCATCTTGCGCGCGCCCAGCAAATTACCGAACAGCAGCAGATCGATACGACCAATGTGCGGGTGATCTCGCGGGCGTTGCCGCCCAACGCACGCACGTGGCCGCCACGTACGGTGACCCTGCTGGTCGCCGGCGCTATGCTCGGCCTTTTCCTTGGTGTGTCGGCAGCGATCGCCCTCGGCCTGTGGAGATATATTCGCCGCCCGCAGCCGGCGACTGCCTGA